The nucleotide sequence CTATTTACCACAGTTTATTGCCTGTCGCTACCACAGGCACTGGCAGGGCTGGCAATTGTCCATATTTATCATGTCTGTATCCAGTTTGTTTGGGTGGTGCTGTTCAGTTTGTGTGTGATCTCCCTAATTGGATTTGCAAGAATCTTACTGTGGATGTTTGCATCTGCGATAATCATGAAAACTGCCCTATGATTTTCTTGTATCCTTCCCAGATTTGGGTATCAGGACAGTGTCAGTGTCTTTAGTTGGGTGTGGTGTTCCTCTCCTTCATGGAACAGCGTGAGGACAGCGCTGTCAGCTCGTCTTTAAAGGTTTTGGAGAACGCAGCAGGGAATCCATCTGATTCCAAACTTTTCTTGATTGGACTTTCACTACtgttttggttaaaaaaaaatactaacattTATGGGCTTTTGACCAGGCTTATTTTACCAGGCATAAAATACTTCTGTAATGTAAGCCTCATATACAGGCAAAATAGTTGTTGGCAATCCCCTTACCTATCACTGCTGGTGTTGTACCTGGGGCACATCTCCCCAGTCAGGTCAGTATTGGAACATGCAGGGTCTAGCAATGAGCAAAACCTCTGatacctttcctccccaagcagAGTAGCACATTCTGGCACTGTATAGCTGTAGCAGGAAGCCATTTACTCTGTTTTTAGTGTTTTAACTATGGTATGTTGTGgagagtttcttattttattttatttttgtattgttttataaataataccattcaaaatttccacttcctcctttcctcccatttccctcccactcctccactccctctccccactccccctccagCCCTAAGAAAGGacagagtaccctgccctgtgagaagtccaaggccctccccactccatccaggcctaggaagctgtgcatccaaacagactaggatcccaaaaagccagtacatgcagtagagacaaatcccagtgccattatcattggcttctcagtctgccccaactgtcagccacattcagagagtccagtttgatcccagtccagctggcttttctctctctgtttactTGCTGTTCTGTAGGTGTTCTGTACCTGGAGAGGTGTATCTTTTTCTTGCTTTGAGGacattttttatgattttatatttatacttttgGTGTGGTATTCTTTTTTTATGCCCAATAATTCAGAAGTTAGGCATTGTTATGGTGTTGCAAAGCACTCCCCTgttctgttcattttttaaaaatttatcattgATATTTATTGGGTAATCCAATTCCTCTCCCTCAAACTGTTTTCCACATGATCCATTGTATTGATGAGGCTTTCCAccaaagtttttgttttacttaatgagtttttttttaatttctagcaTTTGATAAAGTTTGGATTTTCCTCAGAAATTCTGTCTCTCTGTTGAATTCTTTTTTCGTGTCTTAGATTGACTTTCTCATTTCATTcagctctatttttattttcttgcaatATATTCTTaccttctttgagttgtttgaaCATAGCTACTATCACTCTTTTGAATTATTGTCTTGGAATTTTTCCAGGTCATTCCACTGGGTGGTGACTATGGGGTTAGTAACTGGGAGAGTGCAAGCTGTCATGATTTTCAAGTTATGTTCATTTCTGGGCAGGGACTTGCATCTGAAGGAATGCATTTTTGAGTCTTTCTTTATGCTCAAATCCCTTTATTTTTCACTGGGAGGTATGTGAACTGCTCAAGAGAGGACTAGTTTGTAAGAGGGTTGGGACCTTATTTGCCCTGTGGCTTAGTACTGAGGGCTGCAGGGTCTGTCCTTAGTAGTCTTTTAAGAGTCTTCTACTATCTATGCTAACCGTCATCCAGTGATCACCATACCTCTTGCTGGTCCTCTCTACCACAGCCTTCTGGCATCTCTCCATACCTAAATGCTAAGCTCTGATCAGCTGGTATGGATTGGGAGAACAAGAGCCTAGGGAAGCTAGTTATAGAGTCAGAAGGCCTATGGGGTGAGGAGAATGGTTCTCCCTAGTAACTATAAGAAATGAGATCTTAGAGGAGCCTGGAATCTTGTAGAAATAGACGGCCTACTGAGGGCTTGGGGTGCAGTATCTCAGAGAGGAAGGTTAGTGTAGCAGCCATCAAAGGGGAGTGGAGTCAGTTGCCTGGCAGCACAAGAAGTGAGATCTTATCACAGGTTTCCTATGGGGTGAAAAGACAAAGCCTACCTGGAGAAACAAAGAAGCAAGATTTCAGAGGCGCCTGATGACATATGGGGTATGAAAGTGTGACGTTTAACtctcaggtttttgttttaacaTGTGGCAAATTTCACTCTTCTAGTTTAGAATATAGTCACATAACCATTACTAccataatcaagatatattaAAAAGTTTATGCATCCCCAGATACAATTTTAGTAAACGTGACATTATGTAATTTCTCAGATCAGTAGTCAAATTTATGTAAATAGCTGTGAATGTCAAATGCAACTTTTTAATATTGTTCTTAAGAGCATGTATCACTTAttaaatgatcattttattaCCATTTTTAGATGTCCATAAATGGAGTGCCCTGACTGAAACAAGACAGCAAGCTCAAGAGAAGTATTTGGGTCAACTTGAAATCACCAAGAGAAATACACCAAATGAAGATATGGCTGAAGTAGAAAAACTATTCCATGCAGACTCCAACTGCATTTCAAGTGTGAACATGAAAAATGAAGTCGATTATAGAATGTTCCATCAGGAGCTTGTTAATCCATGGCAAGATGTGTCTTTGCCTAGTGAGCCTTCTCAGAGGCAGGGAACAGAAGTAACTCATGATTTGAAAGAAACATGGGACGTTCTCTCGTATCCTGACCATTCCATTCACCACAGCCAGGAGAAGTGTTCAGAGTGTCATTTTCAGTATTTTGGGCCAGATGATGCCTTCCACACAAAAGCAATATTAACACCTAAGAAGTCTGACGTTCAGGCAACCTGTAGGACGTTCGGTGACTGTGAGAAATCCTTGGATGAGGTAGCACATCCTGCCCAATTTATGACTCagttaagaaagaaaactttggGATGGAATACAGATCATAAAATACACCCAAGCAAGACTGATCTCAGTAACCATGACAACATGCACATGGAAGAGAAAGGTTATAAATGCGATTATGAGAAACCCATGCTTAACGAATCAGACCTTAAGAAACATCAGGAAGCATATGCAGAGAAAGAGCCCCAGGAACACAAGGAAAACACCAAATTCTTCTGTCTGGATGCAGAACTGCAAACGGTTGATCAGAAAAGGCACACTGAGAAACAAATTTATGAAGGTAAAGTGTCTGAGAAAACCTTTTACCATGAGTCACATCACATCAACCATCAGGGAGCACACACTTGTGAGGAACCCTGTGAGTGTGAAGAATATAGGAAAACGATCTGTGATAAGTCAGCCCTCACCCAACATCAGAGACTTGACACAGATGACAAATCCTGTGAGTGCAGAGAATGCAGTCAGGCCTTCTACCCCAATTCTCTACTGTCTCAATATCAGAGAGCTCATACAGATGTACAGCAAAATGAATGCAAGGAATTAATGAAAATTTACTTCTATATATCAAGCCTCACTCAACACCACACTCCCAGTCTTAAGAAACCTTACGGATGCAACGACTGTATGAAAACTTTCTCCCATAAGTCTCAACTTACTCGCCATCAGAGAACTCATACAGGGGAGAAGCCCCATGAATGTAAAGAATGCAGGAAAGCTTTCTGCCACAAGTCACACCTTATCCGGCATCAGGGAATCCATGCACCTGAAAAACCCTACGAATGTAAAGAATGTAAGAAAGCTTTCTACCTGAAGGCTCAACTCACTCAACATCAGAGAACTCATACAGGGGAGAAGCCTTATGAGTGTAAAGAATGCCAGAAAGCTTTCTTCCGTAACTCACATCTCACTCAACATCAGAAAATCCATACAGGCGAGAAGCCACACAAATGTAAAGACTGTGGGAATGCTTTTGCCCGTAAGTCACACCTCACTCAACATCAGAAAACCCACACAGGTGAGAGGCCCTACGAGTGTAAAGAATGTGGGAAAACCTTTTCTCGTAAGTCACAAGTGATGCAACACGAGACAACTCATACCggtgagaaaccctatgaatgtaaagaATGCAGGAAAGCTTTCTATCTTAAAGCATATCTTACTCGACATCAGGTAATTCATAAACCTGAGAAGCCATTTGGATGTAAGAAATGTGGAAAGACTTTCTCACGTAAGTCATACCTCACACGCCATCAGAAGACACACAGAGCTGAGAAACCCAGTCTAGGTGAGAAATATAGGGATGCAAATTATGAAGAACTTTCTTAAACTAGTCAGAATTAACAGAGGACTTTACATAGGTGAGAAGCACCATGCATGTAGGAAAATGTGTTGCTATTACACCTTAGCCAACATCAGAAAACCCATGCCAGTAATAGACCCTATAAATGTAAAAGTATGAGAAAGGATTATACAGTAGTTATGCCTCACTCTCTGTCAGAGAGTGCATACAGGTGAGAAGCCATAGGAAATGGTAGGGGTGCTGTGCATAAGTTACACCTCACTATAAGTCAGTGAATTCAGGTAAGTGAGAAACCCTGTGCATATGAATATAAGGTTATAGTAAAGCTCTAACACAAAAAAGAGATGACATTCAAGCATAAATCCCACCAATGTAAACAATGCAGAAAAGCTTACCATCATAAAAAAATCTCACTGTCTGAAAACTTATAGCTGGGATGATGAATTTAATGAATTTAAATGATTCAAACATGAGAAATTTTTTGACAAGTGTCTCAGTGTCTGCCAGAAATCTCAACACAGGTGAAGAAAATGTACTAATCTAGGGAAGCTTACAGAGCCCTGGCAAGTAAGGAGTCCTGTGAGTGTAAATAATCGAGAGATGTTTGAAGGAGCACTTTTAATATCAGCTTCTCTGAGTGTTGATGCTTACATTCCACTTGTACTgagacaaggctagcctggacaacaGAGTAATGCACCATGTCCTTTTTAAAAGCTAGGtctctgtgtaaaccaggctgacttgaaactcatggagatccacctgcctctgcctcccaagtgttgggattaaaggtgtgtctcaccatgcctggcttataataaaaatattttttataaaaatgtccaTTCAAATTGGATTGGATCCTCTCCTTATAGGAAATGGGAAACACGCCAGTTTCGAACCAATTGAAAGTATTCTCAAAAACGTTTTAGTGGGATTTGAAGTTCAGCTAGCATCAGATTACcatgaagacagacacacaggatgAATATAGGGACTGTGCTGCTGTACCTCACTCACCTCGGCATCAGTGGTTCATGTTAGAAGCCTCCATACATCATGGTTGTGAAGTTCCACAAAGTCACATATCTACAGGCATTGCAAGGTCCATCTGAATGGCAAGGGTTGAAAAAGGCTGGCATGGGGCCCACTGCCAGAGTGTTTGTCATCTATTACccattctttcaaattcatgcaaGTACCCTGCATTGTCAAATATGCTCAAATTAATTGCAGTCAATTGATAATTCTTTCTTTGGTCACATtcagtaaaataaatcttagtttttatttttaatttgtttatctttgtatgtatgtgtgtgcagtgtgtgtatttcttgtgtgtgaatgtggacgTGTATGTGCCACAGCATAtgtctggaagtcagaggacaaccttggatgtTAGACTTTGCCTCCCACTTTGATATGGGATTTGCAGACTAGCTGGCCTGCAAGCTTCTGGAGaccctcctatctccacctctaATCACCACGGGAGTATTGAGATTATGGATGTGGGCTACCGaatccacctttacatgggttctggaattcaaattcaggtcctcatggcaagcactttacttaaAGAATCATCTCCTCTAACCaagttttttatttgtatgttttgttttgtttgtttcatattttagctGAGGGTTTGTATATAGCCAAGGCTGGTATGGGGAGTCGGGAATGAACAAGCGGTCTCCGACAACACAACGCTGTCTTCAAACTCCTACTATAACCCTGGATAATCTGAAAGTCCTTGTCCTCCTGCCTAGCCTCATATGTGTTTGGATTACATGCATCTAACacttttcttggaaaaaaattgacttagTGCATAAAGAATTAAAGCCTATTTTGAAAGATGTCTCAGAAAGCTGTGGTAGAAAGTATCACTTCACACAACTTGATGTTGGTCTTCAAGTAGACTTGATAATCAGGGATTATGAGTCACAGTTTAAATTACAGAAAAGTGTGCTAGTTAAAAACCATGAATGATGCTCTTATTACACACATACTAGGCTATGTCTTGTTATCCTGGAGGCTGGTAGTTGACAGTAGAATCCCGGTAGACAGAGTCAAGCATGCCACTCAACAATGGACATTATATATACTATCCCGTATATGCCTCGAGAGAACTCACATTATTGTACAGATAATACATATACATCAAGTGTGACAAGTGTTATAAAGACCTCCCTCAGTGATAGGGTACATGCTTTTCTATGTATGTATCCTTAAGCAAAATCTTCAGTATATATAAATTAGATCAACAGATATGACAAAACATAGCTCACTGTCTAGAACATCATTCGTGATGGTGAGACCAAACCTAAAATTATTCAGAACTATACCAAGAATAGGGAATCCTGAACTGTATAAGAAAAGAAGTTGAGCATGAACCCATCATTACTCTGCTATCtggtgtggatgcagtgtgacaaGATGTGTTGAGCttcatcatgatggactgtatcttgAACCATGAACTAAACAAACCCCTTCTTCATTAAATTGGTTTTGTCAGAGTATCATATCACAACAATAGGAAAAGAGTATTATTATAACAATAttgttatatattaaattatatctcaAGGTGTATGTTCAAGTCATTGTCTCTGACTAAGAGAACATGACCTTATTTGATGGCTAGAGATAACATATAGGATGACTAATCATCCCTTGTAAACAGAATCCATATACAGAGAGGAAAACACCATGCCATAGGAGAGCAATGGGGATGACAAAGCCCATTGTACCTGCAGCTTCCATGGAAAGACAAGTTTGTATCCTGTCTTACAGAATGCATGGCACAGTGAAAACTTAATTTTGAATTCCTGTGTTTCCAATCTGTGAGAGTATGTGACAACTCCCAAGGGAaaggatataatatatatttccaGATAGCATAGGAGACAATAGAAAACAAGTGCCAAACCCAGGAAATTGATTCTTTCTCTAGAAGTAAAAGTGATTTATGAAAGCTGTGGTTATTATATGCAGATATCACAGGTGTTCTGGAGTTATCACAATTGGCAAAGCCATTGGAACAGTTGAGACCAGTAATATGGTACACAAatcaaattcttaaaatttttttgtggggttttgtacTTTAAGATAGAAGGGGGCCATACTCTGGGAATcctgggtatggacctggccagtatCCAAGAACCTAGCCAttaccaagtggtggtggtgcgcaccattaatcccagccctcgggaggcagaggcagagagatctcagtttgaggctagcctgatctacagaatgagttccaggagagcctgaGTTCCATAGAGAAACAGTgtgtcaaaaagaaaggaagggagggagggagagagggagggagggagggagggagggaggaaggaaggaaggaaggaaggaaggaaggaaggaaggaaggaaggaaggaaggagacaataAAATGAGAGGGGAACTTTTAAGATTTTGTAGATGGAGcttgcgggcaggcctgcttttcatcccgcccggctccctgCAGGGCTAGCtgtacacccaaaataacaacacacaaatagtattcttttaaacactgtctggcccgttagttctagcctcttcttggctaactgttacatattcgtttaacccatatagtaatttgtgtagcaccacgaggtggtgacttatactaggaagattctagcctatgtccatcttgggtgggagcttcattgcatctgccctggagaggagcggcatggcgtctggctcacttcccttcttcccagcattctgttctgtctactccacctacagaccaagcagttttcttttttgattaaccaatgaaacaacggattgacaaatgaccttcctacATCAAGAGTTCCCTAATACCAGACTTACTTGTTGCTTAATAACTGGTATTTAAGAAGAATGTGACTTCAAattcatgataaaaatcttgggcgcacacctttaatcccagcacttgggaggcagaggcaggtggatctctgtgagttcaaggccaaaccggtctacaagagctagttccaggacaggcaccaaagctacagagaaatcttgcccccccccaaaaaaaaaacaaaaaaaaaacccttctatATAACTGTTTTTTCCCGTTATTTCCCCATTACACTTTATAATTGGTCCAAATGCTGGTAGTGCTTGTACACTCTCACTGTTGGTCTCCCTGTGATCTTCAGGAGGTATCTAAGACTGCTTAGCATGAAACCTGGTATGGTAGTACATGTCCTTAatatcagcatttgggaggtggaagtaggaagatcagaagttcaaggtcatcctcagcttcatAGAAACCTCAAGACCAGCACTGTCTACACAAGATCCTTATGTGATAGTCTTAATGTCAGCTTGATACAATCTAGAATCACTGGGGGAGAGAGGGCTGAGGATGACTTGAGAGACTGTCTTAGCTACATCAATTGTTGGAAGACCTGCCCACTATGGGTTACACCAATCCCTGTGCTTGGGAATTTTGGACTATAGACTTGTAGAGATGTGGCTAAGCACTAGCATGTACCCATTTTTTCCTTTCCCCCACTTTCTTATATAGATGTGATAGGGCCAACTTCCTCAAGAGTCTACCATATGATTTCCAGGCTATCATGGACTATAATATGGAACTGTGAACTCTCTCTTTAAGTTGATGTGGTTGGAATATTTTATCCCAGTGACAGAAAAGAGACTTAAGACAGCCTGTCTCAACGCAGAATCTCTAAAGACCAATACCAGCTCTCACTGATGCCCTCTTAATCCCTTACTCTTCCTATAGTGGTCATTTCCCTGCCTTGATCATACAAATCATTCATTTCTGTGCTTGAAAACTCATCCTGGAGTTACATCTCTGGTGTTCCTACTGCTTGTTTGTACCCCTTAATGCAACAAAGGGCATTTTAAGTCCAGCATCATAAATATTTAGCTACTTTCCTTGCTAGCTACAGATGGAAGTTCATGATCTGTGTCCATAGGGCTATCTGTCTTGATCTGTACTGCCGTCCTGCTCAGCTAAATCCTTTCCTGTGAATACTACGTTGTTCGgttgtttttgtggtgctggtAGTCAAATCC is from Microtus pennsylvanicus isolate mMicPen1 chromosome 1, mMicPen1.hap1, whole genome shotgun sequence and encodes:
- the LOC142851655 gene encoding zinc finger protein OBI1-like isoform X2 is translated as MLENYRSLVWLGHCLAKPELISKLEQGLVPWSGAEVTEQCLPDVHKWSALTETRQQAQEKYLGQLEITKRNTPNEDMAEVEKLFHADSNCISSVNMKNEVDYRMFHQELVNPWQDVSLPSEPSQRQGTEVTHDLKETWDVLSYPDHSIHHSQEKCSECHFQYFGPDDAFHTKAILTPKKSDVQATCRTFGDCEKSLDEVAHPAQFMTQLRKKTLGWNTDHKIHPSKTDLSNHDNMHMEEKGYKCDYEKPMLNESDLKKHQEAYAEKEPQEHKENTKFFCLDAELQTVDQKRHTEKQIYEGKVSEKTFYHESHHINHQGAHTCEEPCECEEYRKTICDKSALTQHQRLDTDDKSCECRECSQAFYPNSLLSQYQRAHTDVQQNECKELMKIYFYISSLTQHHTPSLKKPYGCNDCMKTFSHKSQLTRHQRTHTGEKPHECKECRKAFCHKSHLIRHQGIHAPEKPYECKECKKAFYLKAQLTQHQRTHTGEKPYECKECQKAFFRNSHLTQHQKIHTGEKPHKCKDCGNAFARKSHLTQHQKTHTGERPYECKECGKTFSRKSQVMQHETTHTGEKPYECKECRKAFYLKAYLTRHQVIHKPEKPFGCKKCGKTFSRKSYLTRHQKTHRAEKPSLGEKYRDANYEELS
- the LOC142851655 gene encoding zinc finger protein OBI1-like isoform X1, which encodes MVGGRRRHREADMPLVSFEDVAVDFTWQEWQELDAAQRTLYRDVMLENYRSLVWLGHCLAKPELISKLEQGLVPWSGAEVTEQCLPDVHKWSALTETRQQAQEKYLGQLEITKRNTPNEDMAEVEKLFHADSNCISSVNMKNEVDYRMFHQELVNPWQDVSLPSEPSQRQGTEVTHDLKETWDVLSYPDHSIHHSQEKCSECHFQYFGPDDAFHTKAILTPKKSDVQATCRTFGDCEKSLDEVAHPAQFMTQLRKKTLGWNTDHKIHPSKTDLSNHDNMHMEEKGYKCDYEKPMLNESDLKKHQEAYAEKEPQEHKENTKFFCLDAELQTVDQKRHTEKQIYEGKVSEKTFYHESHHINHQGAHTCEEPCECEEYRKTICDKSALTQHQRLDTDDKSCECRECSQAFYPNSLLSQYQRAHTDVQQNECKELMKIYFYISSLTQHHTPSLKKPYGCNDCMKTFSHKSQLTRHQRTHTGEKPHECKECRKAFCHKSHLIRHQGIHAPEKPYECKECKKAFYLKAQLTQHQRTHTGEKPYECKECQKAFFRNSHLTQHQKIHTGEKPHKCKDCGNAFARKSHLTQHQKTHTGERPYECKECGKTFSRKSQVMQHETTHTGEKPYECKECRKAFYLKAYLTRHQVIHKPEKPFGCKKCGKTFSRKSYLTRHQKTHRAEKPSLGEKYRDANYEELS